The proteins below are encoded in one region of Betaproteobacteria bacterium:
- a CDS encoding response regulator transcription factor yields the protein MIFAVVEDSRSQAEVLKALLKSEGYQVEIFPEGKACIEALKTRNFDFFIIDWNLPDIGGDEVLKYVREHCGWDVPVVFCTGRTEEDAASDILRLGADDYILKPIRYMEFMARVHALLRRRKPKPATLQYGNIEIDLEGRRIRLSGNDVDLTQREYELALILLRNIGRVLSRDELLTSVWVRDAGVDTRTVDTHASRLRKKLGLAGESGLMLSSVYGQGYRLDTVQQG from the coding sequence ATGATTTTTGCGGTAGTAGAGGACAGTCGAAGCCAAGCCGAAGTACTCAAGGCGCTTCTCAAGAGCGAGGGATATCAGGTTGAGATATTTCCGGAGGGGAAGGCTTGCATCGAGGCGCTGAAAACCCGCAATTTCGATTTTTTCATCATCGATTGGAATCTTCCCGACATCGGCGGCGATGAGGTGCTCAAATATGTTCGCGAGCATTGCGGGTGGGACGTTCCGGTGGTTTTTTGTACCGGTCGTACCGAGGAAGATGCCGCGTCGGACATTCTGCGTCTTGGCGCCGATGACTATATTCTCAAGCCCATTCGCTACATGGAATTCATGGCACGAGTTCACGCGCTATTGCGCCGTCGCAAGCCGAAACCGGCAACCCTGCAGTACGGCAACATCGAGATTGATCTCGAAGGGCGACGCATAAGGCTATCGGGTAACGATGTCGATCTGACTCAGCGCGAATACGAGCTGGCGTTGATATTGCTGCGCAATATCGGGCGAGTGCTGTCGCGGGATGAGTTGCTGACCAGCGTCTGGGTGCGTGATGCCGGTGTCGATACGCGTACGGTGGATACGCACGCCAGCCGCCTGCGCAAGAAACTGGGGCTGGCAGGGGAAAGTGGCCTGATGTTGTCGTCCGTATACGGGCAGGGTTACCGACTGGATACCGTTCAGCAAGGCTGA
- a CDS encoding arginine/lysine/ornithine decarboxylase, with translation MRFHFPVIIIDEDFRSENTSGLGIRALAEAMEKEGLEVLGVTSYGDLTSFAQQQSRASAFILSIDDEELAMEPEETLAELRAFVKEIRNRNAEIPIFLHGETRTSRHIPNDVLRELHGFIHMFEDTPEFIARNVKREAKAYLASLPPPFFRALVHYAADGSYSWHCPGHSGGVAFLKSPVGQMFHQFFGENMLRADVCNAVEELGQLLDHTGPVAASERNAARIFNSDHLYFVTNGTSTSNKIVWHSTVAPGDIVVVDRNCHKSILHAIMMTGAIPVFLMPTRNNFGIIGPIPKSEFAWESIQKKIAANPFIIDKTAKPRVLTITQSTYDGILYNVEDIKAELDGKIDTLHFDEAWLPHAAFHDFYGDYHAIGADRPRCKESMIFSTQSTHKLLAGLSQASQILVQDAENQKLDRDIFNEAYLMHTSTSPQYSIIASCDVAAAMMEAPAGTALVEESITEALDFRRAMRKVEQEWGTDWWFKVWGPDDLSEEGIEERDAWMLKPGERWHGFNNLADGFNMLDPIKATIITPGLDVDGDFADEFGIPAAIVTKYLAEHGVIVEKCGLYSFFIMFTIGITKGRWNTLVTALQQFKDDYDKNQPLWKVLPEFVLKNPRYERVGLRDLCTQIHSVYKQNDVARLTTEMYLSDMVPAMRPADAFAKMAHRDIERVPVDALEGRVTAVLLTPYPPGIPLLIPGERFNATICSYLKFAREFNATFPGFETDVHGLVKGADGTYYVDCVR, from the coding sequence ATGCGCTTCCATTTTCCCGTCATCATCATCGACGAAGACTTCCGCTCGGAGAATACCTCTGGTCTCGGCATTCGGGCGCTGGCCGAAGCTATGGAAAAGGAAGGGCTGGAAGTGCTGGGCGTCACCAGTTACGGCGACCTGACCTCCTTTGCCCAGCAGCAGAGCCGTGCTTCAGCCTTCATTCTGTCGATTGATGACGAAGAGTTGGCGATGGAGCCGGAAGAGACGCTGGCCGAGCTGCGGGCCTTCGTCAAGGAAATCCGCAACCGCAATGCCGAGATTCCCATCTTCCTGCACGGGGAGACGCGTACCTCGCGTCACATTCCGAATGACGTGCTACGTGAACTGCATGGTTTCATCCACATGTTCGAGGACACGCCGGAATTCATCGCCCGCAACGTCAAGCGCGAAGCCAAGGCTTATCTTGCCTCGTTGCCGCCGCCCTTCTTCCGGGCATTGGTACATTACGCGGCGGATGGCTCCTATTCGTGGCACTGCCCGGGGCACTCGGGTGGCGTGGCTTTCCTGAAGTCGCCCGTCGGGCAGATGTTCCACCAGTTCTTTGGTGAGAACATGTTGCGTGCCGACGTCTGCAATGCGGTCGAAGAGCTTGGGCAGTTGCTTGACCATACCGGTCCGGTTGCTGCCTCGGAGCGCAACGCGGCGCGTATTTTCAATTCCGATCATCTGTATTTCGTTACCAACGGCACGTCGACCTCGAACAAGATCGTCTGGCACTCCACAGTCGCGCCCGGTGACATCGTCGTCGTCGATCGCAACTGTCACAAGTCCATCCTGCACGCCATCATGATGACTGGTGCGATCCCGGTGTTCCTGATGCCGACCCGCAACAACTTCGGCATTATCGGGCCGATCCCGAAGAGCGAATTTGCCTGGGAAAGCATCCAGAAGAAGATCGCTGCCAACCCGTTCATTATCGACAAGACGGCCAAGCCGCGTGTCCTGACCATTACCCAGTCGACCTACGACGGCATCCTCTACAACGTCGAGGACATCAAGGCCGAGCTGGACGGCAAGATTGACACCCTGCACTTTGATGAAGCCTGGCTGCCGCACGCGGCCTTCCATGATTTTTATGGTGATTACCACGCCATCGGAGCCGACCGTCCGCGTTGCAAGGAGTCGATGATTTTCTCGACGCAATCGACCCACAAACTGCTGGCTGGCCTGTCACAGGCATCACAGATTCTGGTTCAGGATGCGGAGAACCAGAAGCTTGACCGCGATATCTTCAACGAAGCCTACCTGATGCACACGTCGACTTCGCCGCAATACTCCATCATCGCCTCGTGCGATGTGGCGGCGGCGATGATGGAGGCGCCTGCCGGCACCGCACTCGTTGAGGAGTCGATTACTGAAGCCCTCGATTTCCGCCGTGCCATGCGCAAGGTCGAGCAGGAGTGGGGGACAGACTGGTGGTTCAAGGTCTGGGGGCCGGACGACTTGTCCGAAGAGGGGATCGAAGAGCGCGATGCGTGGATGCTCAAGCCGGGCGAGCGCTGGCATGGCTTTAACAATCTGGCTGACGGGTTCAACATGCTGGATCCGATCAAGGCGACGATCATCACCCCGGGCCTTGATGTCGATGGTGATTTTGCCGACGAGTTCGGCATCCCGGCAGCCATTGTCACCAAGTATCTTGCCGAGCACGGTGTGATCGTCGAAAAATGTGGCCTGTACAGCTTCTTCATCATGTTTACCATTGGCATCACCAAGGGTCGCTGGAACACCTTGGTAACGGCGCTGCAGCAGTTCAAGGACGATTACGACAAGAACCAGCCGCTGTGGAAAGTGCTGCCTGAGTTCGTGCTGAAGAATCCGCGCTATGAACGTGTCGGCCTGCGCGACCTGTGTACGCAGATTCACAGCGTCTACAAGCAGAACGACGTGGCACGTCTGACGACTGAAATGTATTTGTCCGACATGGTGCCGGCGATGCGCCCGGCCGATGCCTTCGCCAAGATGGCGCACCGCGATATCGAGCGCGTGCCGGTCGATGCGCTGGAAGGGCGTGTTACTGCGGTCCTTCTGACGCCCTATCCGCCGGGCATTCCGTTGCTGATTCCGGGCGAACGTTTCAATGCCACGATTTGTAGCTACCTAAAGTTTGCCCGCGAATTCAACGCCACTTTCCCAGGCTTCGAAACGGATGTTCACGGCCTGGTCAAGGGTGCCGACGGCACCTACTACGTGGATTGCGTGCGCTGA
- the mog gene encoding molybdopterin adenylyltransferase: MNEELVVGLVSISDRASTGVYEDKGIPALQEWLSSALSSPWRVEARLIADDRETIEKTLISLVDRSNCHLVLTTGGTGPALRDVTPEATLAVADKEMPGFGEEMRRISLNFVPTAILSRQVAVIRKQALIINLPGQPKSIRETLEGVRKADGSVAHVGIFAAVPYCIDLIGGPYVETNESVIKAFRPKSAIRIKQP, translated from the coding sequence ATGAATGAAGAGCTAGTGGTCGGACTGGTTTCAATCAGCGACCGCGCTTCAACCGGCGTTTATGAAGACAAGGGCATCCCGGCGCTGCAGGAATGGCTTTCGTCGGCACTGAGCAGCCCTTGGCGGGTCGAAGCCCGGCTGATCGCCGACGACCGCGAAACTATTGAAAAAACGCTGATTTCTCTGGTTGACCGCAGCAACTGCCATCTGGTCCTGACCACCGGCGGCACCGGGCCAGCACTGCGCGACGTCACGCCGGAAGCGACCCTGGCCGTCGCCGACAAGGAGATGCCCGGCTTTGGTGAAGAAATGCGCCGGATCAGCCTGAATTTTGTACCGACAGCCATTCTGTCGCGACAAGTTGCAGTCATCCGCAAGCAGGCGCTGATCATCAACTTGCCAGGTCAGCCGAAATCGATCAGGGAAACACTGGAAGGCGTGCGCAAAGCAGACGGATCGGTAGCGCACGTCGGCATTTTCGCCGCTGTTCCCTATTGCATCGATCTGATCGGGGGCCCCTATGTCGAGACCAACGAAAGCGTGATCAAGGCATTCCGACCCAAATCCGCAATTCGAATCAAGCAGCCCTGA
- a CDS encoding thymidylate synthase has protein sequence MQPYHDLMRHVLENGHDKSDRTGTGTRSVFGWQMRFDLAKGFPMVTTKKLHLKSIVHELLWFLQGDTNIAYLKENGVRIWDEWADEKGDLGPVYGKQWRRWETPDGRLIDQISQLVDSLKSNPDSRRHIVSAWNPGDVDSMALPPCHCLFQFYVANGKLSCQLYQRSADIFLGVPFNIASYALLTMMLAQVCGYEVGDFVHTFGDAHIYVNHVEQAQLQLSREIRSLPTMWINPSVTDIFAFKFEDFRLDGYEPHPHIAAQVAV, from the coding sequence ATGCAGCCTTACCATGACCTGATGCGCCACGTTCTTGAGAACGGGCACGACAAATCCGACCGCACCGGCACCGGCACCCGTTCCGTCTTTGGATGGCAGATGCGTTTCGATCTTGCCAAAGGCTTCCCGATGGTCACGACAAAGAAACTACACCTGAAATCCATCGTTCACGAATTGCTGTGGTTCCTCCAGGGCGACACCAACATTGCCTACCTGAAGGAAAATGGCGTTCGAATCTGGGATGAATGGGCCGATGAGAAGGGTGATCTGGGCCCGGTCTACGGCAAGCAATGGCGCCGCTGGGAAACGCCGGATGGCCGCTTGATTGACCAGATCAGCCAACTGGTAGACAGCCTGAAAAGCAACCCCGACTCACGCCGCCATATTGTTTCGGCCTGGAATCCAGGCGATGTGGACAGCATGGCCTTGCCGCCCTGCCACTGCCTGTTTCAGTTCTATGTGGCCAACGGCAAGCTGTCCTGCCAGCTCTATCAGCGCAGTGCTGACATCTTCCTCGGCGTTCCTTTCAATATCGCGTCGTACGCACTGCTGACCATGATGCTGGCCCAGGTTTGCGGCTATGAGGTGGGTGACTTCGTGCACACCTTCGGTGATGCGCATATTTACGTGAATCATGTCGAGCAGGCGCAGCTTCAGCTATCCCGCGAAATACGCTCTTTGCCGACGATGTGGATCAACCCGTCGGTCACTGACATTTTCGCCTTCAAGTTCGAAGATTTCCGGCTTGACGGCTATGAGCCACATCCGCACATCGCGGCACAGGTCGCAGTCTGA
- a CDS encoding dihydrofolate reductase codes for MPEVVIIAAVAKNRVIGRDNQLIWNIPEDMAHFKALTSGQTVIMGRKTWESLPPRFRPLPGRRNIVISRQIDYAAPGAELSNSLENALKLASTSADAQSAGKSASVFVIGGEQIYAQAMNLADRLEITEVELEPDGDAWFPEIAAVNWKKTAKIEGSGYAFVTYKKK; via the coding sequence ATGCCTGAAGTCGTCATCATCGCCGCCGTCGCCAAAAACCGGGTCATCGGTCGCGACAATCAGCTGATCTGGAACATCCCGGAAGACATGGCGCACTTCAAGGCATTGACCAGTGGCCAAACGGTAATCATGGGCCGCAAAACCTGGGAATCGCTGCCGCCACGTTTTCGCCCTCTGCCGGGCCGACGCAACATCGTGATCAGCCGCCAGATCGACTACGCGGCTCCCGGTGCCGAACTCAGTAATTCTTTGGAAAATGCCCTTAAATTGGCGTCGACCTCAGCGGATGCTCAATCCGCGGGCAAATCCGCCAGCGTCTTCGTCATTGGCGGCGAGCAGATTTACGCACAGGCCATGAATCTGGCCGACCGCCTGGAAATCACCGAAGTCGAGCTCGAACCTGATGGCGACGCCTGGTTTCCGGAGATTGCTGCGGTCAACTGGAAAAAAACGGCAAAAATTGAAGGTTCCGGCTACGCCTTCGTGACCTACAAGAAGAAATAA
- the apbC gene encoding iron-sulfur cluster carrier protein ApbC, with protein MSLSEQQIKAALSTAVDPNTGKDFVAGRAVKNIKIDGGDVSFDIELAYPAKSQIDVIRKLVVDAVRTLPGVGNVSANVFSKIVAHSVQLGVKLLPGVKNIIAVASGKGGVGKSTTAVNLALALAQEGARVGILDADIYGPSQPQMLGLAGRQPESKDGQSMEPLEAYGVQAMSIGFMVDVETPMVWRGPMVSQALDQLLGQTNWHDVDYLIVDMPPGTGDIQLSLAQKVPVTGAVIVTTPQDIALIDARKGLKMFEKVNIPIIGIVENMSIHICSKCGHEEHIFGQGGGEKMCADYDVEFLGSLPLELSIREMADGGKPSVVGAPDSRVADIYRGIARRVAIKIGEKAKDMTSKFPNIVVQNT; from the coding sequence ATGAGTCTCTCAGAACAGCAAATCAAGGCTGCGCTTTCTACTGCGGTCGATCCAAACACTGGCAAGGATTTCGTCGCTGGCCGGGCGGTGAAAAACATCAAGATCGATGGCGGCGATGTTTCTTTCGACATTGAGCTTGCCTATCCGGCAAAAAGCCAGATCGATGTAATCCGCAAATTGGTCGTAGACGCCGTTCGCACACTGCCCGGGGTTGGCAATGTGTCGGCCAACGTATTCAGCAAAATCGTCGCGCACTCGGTACAGCTTGGGGTCAAGCTGCTACCGGGCGTCAAGAACATCATCGCCGTTGCTTCGGGCAAGGGTGGTGTCGGCAAGAGCACGACAGCGGTCAATCTGGCGCTGGCGCTGGCGCAAGAGGGGGCCCGCGTCGGCATTCTGGATGCGGATATTTACGGGCCGTCGCAGCCGCAAATGCTGGGCTTGGCTGGACGGCAGCCGGAGTCCAAGGATGGCCAGAGCATGGAGCCGCTGGAGGCGTATGGCGTGCAGGCCATGTCAATCGGTTTCATGGTCGATGTCGAAACACCGATGGTCTGGCGTGGCCCGATGGTGTCCCAAGCCCTTGATCAGTTGCTTGGCCAGACCAATTGGCATGATGTCGATTACCTGATCGTCGACATGCCGCCGGGTACCGGCGACATCCAGTTGTCGCTGGCGCAGAAGGTGCCAGTGACGGGTGCCGTGATTGTGACCACGCCACAGGACATCGCCTTGATCGACGCACGCAAGGGTCTGAAGATGTTCGAGAAGGTGAATATTCCGATTATCGGCATCGTTGAAAACATGAGCATTCATATTTGCTCTAAATGTGGCCACGAAGAGCACATCTTCGGACAGGGTGGCGGCGAGAAAATGTGTGCCGACTACGATGTCGAATTTCTCGGCAGTTTGCCGCTGGAACTGTCGATTCGCGAGATGGCCGACGGTGGCAAGCCCAGCGTGGTCGGTGCGCCGGATTCGCGCGTTGCCGACATCTATCGCGGCATCGCCCGTCGTGTCGCAATCAAGATCGGCGAGAAGGCGAAGGACATGACGTCCAAGTTCCCCAATATCGTTGTCCAGAACACCTGA
- a CDS encoding DUF615 domain-containing protein has protein sequence MHEEDFTEDTGRPSKTKKKEAMHELRDLGEELVELSVGQLKKINLPENIFEAVRECQKITAHGAHRRQVMYLGKLMRGVDDEPIRAGLAMLRGESSAETARLHRLERFRTRFIEDEAYLSAIAAVWPTIDLQHMRQLRRNALKELENHKPPKNFRAIFQILQDLDKQGAPAAEEDAGDE, from the coding sequence ATGCATGAAGAAGATTTCACCGAAGACACCGGCCGCCCCTCCAAGACCAAGAAGAAGGAGGCGATGCATGAATTGCGCGATCTCGGCGAAGAACTGGTCGAACTCTCCGTCGGCCAGTTGAAGAAGATCAACCTGCCGGAAAACATTTTCGAGGCGGTTCGCGAATGCCAGAAAATCACCGCCCATGGCGCTCACCGCCGCCAAGTGATGTATCTAGGCAAGCTGATGCGCGGCGTCGACGACGAGCCGATACGCGCCGGTCTGGCCATGCTGCGCGGAGAGTCTTCGGCTGAAACAGCCCGCCTGCATCGACTGGAACGTTTCCGCACCCGCTTTATCGAAGATGAAGCCTACCTGTCGGCAATCGCGGCGGTATGGCCCACCATCGACCTCCAGCACATGCGCCAGCTGCGCCGGAATGCGCTGAAAGAGCTGGAAAACCACAAGCCACCCAAGAATTTCCGGGCTATCTTCCAGATCCTGCAGGATCTGGATAAACAAGGCGCCCCCGCTGCGGAAGAGGATGCCGGCGATGAATGA
- a CDS encoding dCTP deaminase yields MTIKSDKWIRRMAAEHGMIEPFSPELVREANGQKIVSYGTSSYGYDIRCAREFKVFTNINSTVVDPKNFDPKSFVEIESDVCIIPPNSFALARTMEYFRIPRSVLTVCLGKSTYARCGIIVNVTPFEPEWEGHVTLEFSNTTPLPAKIYAGEGCAQVLFFEADEVCETSYKDRGGKYQGQEGVTLPKI; encoded by the coding sequence ATGACCATCAAATCAGACAAGTGGATACGCCGCATGGCGGCAGAGCACGGCATGATCGAGCCGTTTTCGCCGGAGCTGGTGCGCGAAGCCAATGGTCAGAAAATCGTATCCTATGGCACTTCGAGCTACGGCTACGATATTCGTTGCGCTCGCGAATTCAAGGTGTTCACCAATATCAACTCGACCGTGGTCGATCCGAAGAATTTCGATCCGAAGTCATTCGTCGAAATCGAGTCAGATGTCTGCATCATTCCGCCGAACTCCTTCGCACTGGCCCGGACCATGGAATATTTCCGTATTCCGCGCTCGGTCCTCACCGTTTGTTTGGGCAAGAGCACCTATGCCCGTTGCGGCATCATCGTCAATGTGACGCCGTTCGAGCCGGAATGGGAAGGCCATGTCACCCTGGAATTTTCCAATACCACGCCCTTGCCGGCCAAGATTTACGCTGGCGAAGGTTGTGCACAGGTTTTGTTCTTCGAGGCTGACGAGGTTTGCGAAACCTCATACAAGGACCGCGGCGGCAAGTATCAGGGGCAAGAAGGCGTCACCCTCCCTAAAATCTGA
- the pgi gene encoding glucose-6-phosphate isomerase: protein MTVPLRPAWLALAEHARSIKHRHLRELFAADPDRFERFSLVHGQILLDYSKQRLGQQTMELLRQLAEQAAWRTWVERMRSGEPINHTEGRAVRHADLRAADLAPPEVKDALGRMSDFCERIHAGTWRGFSGEHITDVVNIGIGGSDLGPRMAVHALAAFEQPDLNVHFVSNLDSADLASTLTRLNPRSTLFIIASKTFTTLETMANAHTARQWILAAANNENAIARHFVAASTNLAATAEFGIALENVFEFWDWVGGRFSLWSAIGLPIALAIGYRNFERLLAGAHDMDEHFFHAPADSNLPLTLALIALWNTNFLNAHSHGVFPYSHSLALLPSHLQQLEMESNGKRANRDGLAVDYSTNPILWGEAGTNGQHSFFQLLHQGSALVACDFIALGKSDFPLPGHHSGLLANCLAQSSALAFGQTVEEARAAGIPDHLLPFRRFPGNQPSTTMILPELTPFTLGQLIALYEHKVFCLGVLWNLNSFDQWGVELGKQLAGRLAPCIREDASTESLDASTRGLIAHLRQSRN, encoded by the coding sequence ATGACAGTGCCACTCCGCCCCGCCTGGCTGGCCCTCGCCGAACACGCCCGCAGCATCAAGCATCGCCACCTGCGGGAGCTGTTTGCTGCTGACCCCGATCGCTTTGAGCGCTTTTCGCTAGTTCATGGCCAGATCCTGCTCGACTACTCGAAACAGCGACTTGGCCAGCAGACGATGGAATTACTGCGGCAGTTGGCCGAGCAGGCCGCTTGGCGCACCTGGGTTGAACGGATGCGCAGTGGCGAACCGATCAATCACACCGAAGGTCGTGCCGTTCGACATGCCGATTTGCGTGCTGCTGATCTGGCGCCGCCCGAAGTCAAGGACGCACTCGGTCGCATGTCCGATTTCTGCGAACGGATTCACGCCGGCACATGGCGAGGATTTTCCGGCGAGCACATCACGGATGTCGTCAATATCGGCATTGGCGGCTCCGATCTCGGGCCACGCATGGCAGTCCATGCACTGGCAGCCTTTGAACAACCCGACCTCAATGTGCATTTTGTCTCCAACCTCGACAGTGCCGACCTGGCCAGTACGCTGACCCGCCTCAACCCACGCAGCACGCTGTTCATTATCGCCAGCAAGACCTTTACGACGTTGGAAACCATGGCCAACGCGCACACTGCTCGGCAGTGGATTCTGGCAGCCGCCAATAACGAGAACGCCATTGCCCGCCACTTCGTGGCCGCCTCGACCAACCTGGCAGCCACTGCGGAATTCGGCATTGCTTTAGAAAATGTCTTCGAATTCTGGGACTGGGTAGGCGGACGTTTTTCGTTGTGGTCAGCCATCGGCCTTCCGATCGCGCTGGCTATCGGCTACCGGAATTTCGAGCGCTTGCTCGCTGGCGCACATGACATGGACGAACATTTCTTCCACGCGCCTGCAGACTCAAATCTGCCGCTGACGCTGGCTTTGATTGCGCTGTGGAACACCAATTTTCTCAACGCGCATAGCCACGGCGTTTTCCCCTACAGCCATTCGCTGGCCTTGCTGCCTTCCCATTTGCAGCAACTGGAAATGGAAAGTAACGGCAAACGAGCCAATCGCGACGGTCTGGCGGTCGACTACTCGACCAATCCGATTTTGTGGGGCGAAGCCGGCACCAACGGCCAGCACTCGTTCTTTCAGCTACTCCATCAGGGCAGCGCGCTGGTCGCCTGTGATTTCATCGCCCTCGGCAAATCGGATTTCCCGCTGCCCGGCCACCACAGCGGGCTGCTCGCCAATTGTCTGGCCCAGTCATCAGCGCTCGCTTTTGGGCAAACGGTCGAGGAAGCACGCGCCGCGGGCATTCCGGATCATCTGCTGCCCTTCCGCCGCTTCCCTGGCAATCAGCCCTCAACCACGATGATCCTGCCTGAACTGACGCCATTCACGCTCGGCCAGCTAATTGCACTCTATGAGCACAAGGTATTCTGTCTCGGTGTGTTGTGGAACCTGAACTCCTTCGACCAATGGGGCGTTGAACTCGGCAAACAACTGGCCGGCCGTCTTGCTCCCTGCATTCGTGAAGATGCCTCAACCGAGTCACTCGATGCATCAACCCGCGGTCTGATCGCCCACCTGCGCCAATCCCGGAACTGA
- the metG gene encoding methionine--tRNA ligase has product MSRKILVTSALPYANGAIHLGHLVEYIQTDIWVRFQKMSGNECWYVCADDTHGTPIMLRAEKEGITPEQLIARVHDEHHRDFSGFHVGFDNYYSTHSDETRDCANDIYLKLRAAGLIETRTIEQYYDPIKQLFLPDRFIKGECPKCGAKDQYGDNCESCGAAYAPTDLKEPYSAISGAKPELRTSEHYFFKLSDPRCESFLRQYTSRENGVLQNEAANKMQEWLGAPGENKLTDWDISRDAPYFGFEIPDAPGKYFYVWLDAPIGYMGSFKNLCSKNGLDFNEYFKADSSTELYHFIGKDILYFHALFWPAELEHAGYRTPTKIFAHGFLTVDGAKMSKSRGTFITAQSYLDTGLNPEWLRYYYAAKLSATMEDIDLNLEDFSARVNSDLVGKYVNIASRSAGFISKRFNGQLAPAAAELPAIKGIQEAAGHLAELYEAREFGKAMREIMALTDAANQYVDSVKPWELAKQEGRELELHAACSNALNLFRLLTVLLKPILPVLATRVEQFLNVAPLTWNDTKSLLAAGHGINPYEHLMTRVDPKLIEKLVEANRESLAPTQEQQSPQRHAEHQQNEVNAESPWEPFCNIDDFMKVDLRIVRIANAEQVDGADKLVRLTLDVGNNETRNVFAGIKAAYDPAQLIGRLTVMVANLAPRKMKFGMSEGMVLAASDTTGSAPGIFLLSPDSGAQPGMRVK; this is encoded by the coding sequence ATGTCGCGCAAAATCCTCGTCACCTCCGCCCTCCCCTACGCCAACGGCGCCATTCACCTCGGTCATCTTGTCGAATATATCCAGACCGATATCTGGGTGCGATTCCAGAAAATGTCCGGCAACGAATGCTGGTACGTTTGCGCCGACGATACGCACGGTACGCCGATCATGTTGCGTGCCGAGAAGGAAGGGATCACCCCGGAACAACTGATCGCCCGCGTGCATGACGAGCACCACCGTGATTTTTCGGGTTTCCACGTCGGCTTCGACAATTACTACAGCACGCATTCCGACGAAACCCGCGATTGCGCCAACGACATTTACCTGAAGCTTCGCGCCGCCGGCCTGATCGAGACGCGGACCATCGAACAGTATTACGATCCGATCAAGCAACTTTTTCTGCCTGATCGTTTCATCAAGGGCGAGTGCCCAAAGTGCGGCGCCAAGGATCAATACGGCGACAACTGCGAGTCCTGCGGTGCCGCCTATGCGCCAACCGACCTGAAAGAGCCCTACTCGGCCATCTCCGGCGCCAAGCCGGAACTGCGCACCTCGGAACACTACTTCTTCAAGCTTTCCGATCCGCGCTGCGAGTCCTTCCTGCGCCAATACACCAGTCGCGAAAACGGCGTGCTGCAAAACGAAGCCGCCAACAAGATGCAGGAATGGCTCGGCGCACCGGGTGAAAACAAGCTGACCGACTGGGACATTTCGCGCGACGCGCCCTATTTCGGCTTCGAAATCCCGGACGCACCCGGCAAGTACTTCTACGTCTGGCTCGACGCACCGATCGGCTACATGGGCTCCTTCAAGAACCTGTGCAGCAAGAACGGCCTCGACTTCAACGAATACTTCAAGGCGGATTCCAGCACCGAGCTATATCACTTCATCGGCAAGGACATCCTCTACTTCCATGCACTGTTCTGGCCGGCTGAACTCGAGCATGCCGGCTATCGGACACCCACCAAAATTTTCGCGCATGGCTTTCTCACGGTCGACGGCGCAAAGATGTCGAAATCGCGAGGCACCTTCATCACCGCGCAGAGCTATCTCGACACCGGCCTCAACCCGGAATGGCTGCGCTACTACTACGCTGCCAAGCTGTCGGCAACCATGGAAGACATCGATCTCAATCTGGAAGACTTCTCCGCCCGCGTCAATTCCGATCTGGTCGGCAAATACGTCAACATCGCCAGCCGCTCGGCCGGGTTCATCAGCAAGCGTTTCAATGGCCAATTGGCCCCGGCGGCAGCTGAGCTGCCAGCCATCAAAGGCATTCAGGAAGCCGCCGGCCACCTGGCCGAACTGTACGAAGCGCGCGAATTCGGCAAAGCCATGCGTGAAATCATGGCACTGACCGATGCCGCCAACCAGTACGTCGATAGCGTCAAGCCGTGGGAACTGGCCAAGCAGGAAGGTCGGGAACTTGAACTGCACGCCGCCTGCAGCAACGCACTGAACCTGTTCCGCCTGCTGACAGTGTTGCTGAAGCCTATTCTGCCGGTGCTGGCGACCCGGGTTGAGCAATTCCTCAATGTCGCACCACTCACTTGGAACGATACGAAATCCCTGCTGGCCGCTGGCCACGGCATCAACCCCTACGAACACCTGATGACCCGCGTTGATCCCAAGCTGATCGAAAAGCTGGTCGAAGCCAACAGGGAATCCCTGGCCCCGACGCAGGAGCAACAGTCACCACAGCGGCACGCAGAACATCAGCAAAACGAGGTAAACGCCGAAAGCCCCTGGGAGCCGTTCTGCAACATCGACGACTTCATGAAAGTGGATTTGCGCATCGTCCGCATCGCCAACGCCGAACAGGTTGACGGTGCTGACAAGCTGGTTCGCCTGACGCTGGACGTCGGCAATAACGAAACGCGCAATGTGTTTGCCGGCATCAAGGCCGCCTACGATCCCGCCCAATTGATTGGCCGCCTGACCGTGATGGTTGCCAACCTCGCCCCCCGCAAGATGAAGTTCGGGATGTCAGAGGGCATGGTTTTGGCAGCCTCCGACACCACCGGCAGTGCCCCGGGCATCTTCCTGCTATCGCCGGACTCCGGCGCGCAACCCGGTATGCGCGTCAAATAA